Within the Emticicia oligotrophica DSM 17448 genome, the region CCTTGTGGAAACAGAATTTGAGAAAATCAGAAATGATAAAATTCAGCTACACCAAAATCTTGATAAGTTTAATCTATTTTTACCTGTTGTAGAACCCATTTTGAAAGAAAGCGAAGTGCCAGTTGACTTCAAGTTTTTAATGGTTTACAACAAATTTCAATCAACAGTTGAAAAAACGACTTTACTAGAGTCAAGTGTTTTTTGGTGCTTAGATAAGGCTAAAGCAAGCGATGTTGATTTACTCGTTAATGAGAGATTAGATGAAAGAAAACATTTAATTGCTTCTACAAAAGGTGCGGCATTGTGTATTAAACGAAATCAAGTGCTATACAGGAATTGGGGTGCTACACTATTCTCCCATCTTGCTGACAAAAAAGTTCTATCCATGCTGGAAGTCAATAAAAAATGGGCTGAAAATTCATTTGTAGTGCTTGATAGTCCAGCTTATTCCGCAATTTTGCAGTTTTTGGCATATAAATTAGCTATTGAAAGGGAATTTCCTGCTTATAAACCAACAGACCCAAAAATTATTTATGAATATCCTTACAGCAAAGGAAAGACTTTAAATAAAATTTCTTTGGATTTAAAAGTAGAGCCAGAGACACTTCTCGAATACAATAAATGGTTGAATACTGACAAAGTACCTGATACAGATTGTAACGTGTTGGTTGTAGTGCCTTCGAGTAGGTACACAGAAGTAAGAACATTAGCTGAATTAACTGGAAAAATTGGTTTACCCGCCAAAGACCTCGGCTTTCCCATCTTGAAGAGAGAGGAAAATAATATCAAAACCAGAAATAAAGGAGGGGTCTTCTATGTAATCAACGACATCGCAGGACTTCAAGCTGATATGTGTGATATTCCGGTAACGATGGCTTATAAAGCAGGTATTTCGATTGAAAAATTCTTAGAGTACAATGATATAAAAGAAACGGAACCACTGAGAGTTGGTCAAGTATATTATATTCAATCCAAGGCTGGTAAGGCAAGTGTTCCTTTTCATGTGGTAAGAGAAGGAGAAACATTATGGGATATTTCTCAGATGTATGGAGTTAAATTAGCAAATTTATTAGACTACAATAGATTTGAAACAATTCAAAAGTTACAAAGGGGAAGGGTAATTTGGTTGCAAACTACAAGACCAAAAAATAAACCAGTGGAGTATATTGAAATGCCTGAAGAAAATAGCGAAGTTTTAGAAAATTTAGTTGTTGAAATAAAAAATTCAGAAAAAGATATTGTTACTCCAAACCTGTCTAAAGAAGAAAACAATACAATTGAAGAATTTCAAGAAAAAACAATATTGCCAACCGAAGTTACAAAAACTCTAACTAACAAGGAAACAGAGAATACTAAGATTCCTTCAACAAAGGAATTTAAGAAAGAAAATCTGAAAAGTGTATCTTTGCCCAAGGTTTCTGAAAATAAAACAGCCAGCACTAATGAAGAACTTGATGAAAGTAGAAAGAATACATCAATTAAACCTAATTTAGCCCCTCAAAAAGCAGACTTCGAGGACGAAAAACTCTTTAAAAAACATATTGTAAAAAAAGGGGAAACTCTTTTTAAAATTGCCACAAACTATCGAGTAGAAGTTAGTGAGTTGTGGTTATGGAATAGTCTAACAAGTACCATTGTACTTCCTGGAGTAACTTTAAAAATCAAATCAAGTAAATAAAATTCAAAGGACTTAGTTTTTTTTACAGTCGCACTGAAATTTTAATTGTTTACCCTTAATCGTATCTTCTTTTATAAACCATTCTTGAGGTTTCTTTAGAAATACCACCCTCCCAGCTATCGGTACAGTTGTCTGCATAACAGGCTTACCAAATCTCTTATAAAACTCTTCCTTTTCAGATTCTGGTATAAGGTCAATATATAAATTTATTCCAGCAAAGTCATTAAATTGATAGAATTGTGTAAAAAATGACCATTGTTCCGGCGTGAATTTATTGGTAATTTTAGTAGATTGATTCCAAATTTTATTATCGGGAACAGACATTTTGCCCCAACCTGCATCTACAAATGGTTTTATCAATGTTGGATGTAGTCTTCCGAAATAATACCCAATTACTTTTTTGTGGTGAAATCTTTTCAATGCATGTACCCCGCTAGTTTTGTTGTAAATCGGGCAAAGTCCTTCATCATTACCAATACCATTTCCACCAATCACACAAAAGGGCCAATCGAGTACAGCTTCACCCGGTAATTTTTTTACATAATTCATATATGCATTAAAATTACTATCAAAATGATAGATTGGTCTTTCAAATCTTGCTTTGTAAACTGTAAAGACTTCTAAAAAGCCAATGATAGTTAGTAAACCAATCCAATATATATGTTTCTTTATTTGATTTTTTTTTAAGTCTGCACCTAACAATAGAAAACTGCAAAAAAATGGAATAATCATCGTAAATCTTGAGGGAATGCGATAAAGCATGCACCAAGGTAACCATTGTAATGTAGGTATGTTTATTGGATGATTAATGATTGAAAGTAAAAAAAATATGGCAAAAGGTAATATGAGAAGCCTTTCTTTTTTCTTTGAAAATAAGTAACCAAATAGGCCAATCAACAAACAAAATATCCCCGGACTCATAGAACCCATACCTTCAGGCATATCGTTAAATAGACCTTGAAATGGATTATTTAGGGCACTAAAGTTAGGGAAATAGGGTAGAAAGATTCTAAGTGGCAAATTCCAACCATGTCCTCCTGAAAAAGGATTATCAAAATGAAATTTTCTTATTGTTGTAAAAACCTGAATAATAATCGGTAAATAAAAGAATAATGCAATGAAAGATACAAGTATCATACTTGCATTTATGAACATATTTTTATTAAAATCTTTTACACCTTTTTTTAAAACATCAATAAAATAAGCTCGATAATCCTTTTTTATACAATAGCCAAGAATAGTAATGGCAACAAAGAAAAATGAACTTAAAGAAAATCCCAAAATGTAAGATAAATCTTGCCCAAGTGCTAAACACATAATCATTACTTTGAATATCAGTAAACGTGTGCTAATGGGTTCTTTATTGATGAATTTTTTGAAGATAATATAGTCAAGAAAAATACTAATGGTTGTCCAGTGAATTATACAATAAGCCAAGTGATGCGGATAACGATTAATTGCATGAAAATTTAAGTAAGTAACCAAAATTGACACCAAAAGGCTTTTTTTGAAATCCCAATAATATCCAACCAAAAAGAAAATGCTTAGGGCTGCAAATAAGATGC harbors:
- a CDS encoding LysM peptidoglycan-binding domain-containing protein, whose protein sequence is MKESEVPVDFKFLMVYNKFQSTVEKTTLLESSVFWCLDKAKASDVDLLVNERLDERKHLIASTKGAALCIKRNQVLYRNWGATLFSHLADKKVLSMLEVNKKWAENSFVVLDSPAYSAILQFLAYKLAIEREFPAYKPTDPKIIYEYPYSKGKTLNKISLDLKVEPETLLEYNKWLNTDKVPDTDCNVLVVVPSSRYTEVRTLAELTGKIGLPAKDLGFPILKREENNIKTRNKGGVFYVINDIAGLQADMCDIPVTMAYKAGISIEKFLEYNDIKETEPLRVGQVYYIQSKAGKASVPFHVVREGETLWDISQMYGVKLANLLDYNRFETIQKLQRGRVIWLQTTRPKNKPVEYIEMPEENSEVLENLVVEIKNSEKDIVTPNLSKEENNTIEEFQEKTILPTEVTKTLTNKETENTKIPSTKEFKKENLKSVSLPKVSENKTASTNEELDESRKNTSIKPNLAPQKADFEDEKLFKKHIVKKGETLFKIATNYRVEVSELWLWNSLTSTIVLPGVTLKIKSSK